In Capsicum annuum cultivar UCD-10X-F1 chromosome 8, UCD10Xv1.1, whole genome shotgun sequence, the genomic window CAAGTTTGGTTTAAAGGTCCGTCAACATTATATTCCACAACACTTTGTCCCAACAGTCATGAAGTGGCAGTGATGTAACCCAAGGGCGTGACCCAATAGTCAATGAAGTGAAACAAGAATCATgaattttttaagtttaaatCTAAGCAAAGACAAAAAACTAGGTGATTCATTTCCATTTATCCAAGTCACGGTTGACAAAGTTACCTGATACATGTGTTGGTAGAGGTTATCAAATACCAATGAAATTAGTCGAGATGCAAGCAAATTAAGAAGAGTGGCAGTGATTTAGAATGGTGGTGAAGTGTCCACGCTACTCATGTGGATGATCTTGAATTGAATCTTTCATGTGCCTCAAAGGGACTATAGATGGCAAAGTACAACTACTCTCTTTAATGGCCCAACTACTACTAGTCCCCAAAAGAATAACCAACCACAAAAGAGTGCAGGACATAGCTCACACATAGTATGAAACAAGAAGCAAGCATTTAAAGTGCTTGAAATTTTGTTCTTTCTTTAATTCAGGCAACAAATGAATCGGAGTATTCCAAGTGATCAGTCAAGGTCTTTGTTTTTCTTCATTGATGagctttttgatatttttgtcgATGAGCATTATGTGTCATATTCATGTTCAAATGTAGTACACTTTTTTCTTTATTGGAATATTTAAGATCAATAGACTGTGGAGTCATCCTTAACGTGACACATTAGATCAGTTGTTTTGCACTACGTATGATAAGTATcttgcaaaaaaaatattttcgaaaTGTGTTTATGTTAAAATCTAGAAGATGTTtggtccaaaaaaaaaaacccaaatattTCTACCAAAATGGAAAATAATAGCTATTTTACCCTGAGTCTTGTTCAATATCCTTTACAAATATCCCAAACTCATTCAATCTGACTAATTTATCAACACTGACTTTGTTATCAACCTATAGTATTACAGTTACAGAATCATCATCAACATACCCTTTTTAACACCTCGTATGATCTCACTAAATCACTACTTTTACACCTAAAACTGATACGAGCAGCGCAATGCAATAAAGCCTCAGCCATGAGGGGGTCAGAGAAGGACCAAACCACCAAACCACTAGGACTTATTGTGCGCAACCTTACCtcacatttctgcaagaggctattTTCATGACTTGAAACTGTCACCTGATCACATgataacaactttaccagttactccaaggcttcaCTACCTAATCAAACATTGATAAATGATCTGGAAAAAGATATCAGGAAAAGAACGAACTTTTCACAACATTTTCTTTGGAAAATCATTTTCCTCCTAACCAAAAACTACTATTTGATAAATATTCACGACATTTTTCCTAATAGGTTACTCCCTGTGAGAAAGTTTCCAATTGGGTGCTAACTGCCGGATATAAGAGTACCATAGCAAACCAATTAAACAACAAGGACAAAATTCTTGGTCTTTAAATACAGAACACAAATCTATTAGTTTGAGCCATTCTGTAGAAGTGGCTAAGTTCGAGTAGCCACACCCTTAGTAAGTCTTAATGATGGAACCAACTAGACGACATACACACAAATGAACTAAAGCATGACGCAAAATAAGGCTAAAAGCTGCACAACGATCCCGGAATCAACTGCAGCATTGCTACTGGTCTTCTAAATTTGGCTTCTCCCTACCATCTACAAGCAAAACACAGAATTAGGTTCAGGAAAAAGAGACGTTTCTGCAGTAGTGATTAATGATGTGGaacaattatttcaaaataaaaagctTCATGAAGCTCAACATGAAAAAATATGTTCACATTCCAAAAACTATGCAGAATGATTGTTCATAGATCAGGAAGCTAAATGGCGGAATTACATAATTGGTTCGGATATAATGGTTAATATAATTGGCATTTTGACTTATATAAAAGTGGGGAAAGCCGTAGACACAACTTTCACATGCAACTCGAAACAATGTACTTTGGACTCAGACGTACTTACAAAGATGAAAGATTTTGACCTAAATATGTCACTGCCCATTAAAGGACCTGTTGTTTTTCTTCACAATGCCTTCAAAAATCCCATCGGATCCAAAATCACAAGACAAGTTTCGATGATCAATTGGATCTGGCAGCTGGAATGAAACAGTAAATTCACCTGGTGGGCATAAGTTCTGAGTATGCATCTTAAAAACCATATTCTTCCAGCAAACCTTGCTCTCTCCAGTCATGCTCACCCCTTTTATGATAATTTTCCCATTCGATCCAGCATCACAGTGAAACACTTCTGTAACCACATGAACAGGAAGATCTCTTAATCATCAATTCGATTCATATGGATGCAATTTGACATTCATTGATCACATGAAAAGAACAGATTAAATGATGGTCTAAAATCATTACAGGAAACATAGAAAAGCCTTCATTCGAGCCAAAACAAGAGCAACCCAATGTTATAAGCAAAAACACGCATTAAAAGAAGCAAGCATAACATTGATGTGAGATAATAAAAGTTTAACACATGGAATGCAATATACCCATATTAAGCTAAACATAAATGCGATACTGATGTATCACAGAAGTATAGAGATCAAAGATATGACGAGCTGGAGAGAAAATGCATCCCCAAACTAATCTCATTAACAGAACCTGCTGGTCCTAGGGTACTGACAAACACTCTAGAAGGGAGGAATTTCAATGAGAGCCAGTTTATCAAGGTAGGCAAACTGAAACATTTCTTTAAGCATCCGAATGACAAAAAATTACGGTTGTAAAGCTCATTGAACGGCTGGGAAGAAGGCTTATGCAAGTAATATGTGGCCCTAGAAACCAAGCATTTTTTTAATCAGTGAAAAAATGGAACACTCATCTCTATAGAGAAGTAGAAAATGAAGGCATACAGATATCCTATGACTAACGCTCGATAACAAAGCCTTTGACCTTTGTATCATTTCCCAGATATTGTTTAGTTCTGATCAAACTTGGTTTCGTTAGAACCTTTggggaagaagaaaaaatgaaactaTTGGTGATGAGGTCTTTATGTCTGAACCTCCTGTTTTTTTGGATACAACTCTCTTCAATCTTCATGCATTGATTTCATATTTAAGCTTCAGTATGAAATGAAGGACATTTTGAGAAAAAGCAAACGACAGATTTTATTTGAGTAAGATGGAGCATGCAGTATATTTATCAGCATGGTATTTCTGCAATTCATCAACAAGTTACATTCATATACAGAACATATGGCCAGTGGTCACAGATAAGAGGGACACCTGATGGATTAAAGTATAACATGGTCTCATGTAAGAcagtaaggggtcgtttggtgtgaggtactaaaTCAAATAGTCCCGGGATAAAATTTTTAGTGCACCGTTTGGTTGTCAAggtcgggataacttatcccaccatttacaccatagtgatgggataagttatcccgggaaATCCCGGGATAATTAaactattttccaaccaaacgactcCTAAGAGTTATAAGAAGACTAGTTGGCTATTTCCGTGCTACGCACGGCCCAATGTTGATACTCGAAAATTCTAAGATATGCATAATTCTATCATTCACACTTTGTTTTGATGGTGGTTAACCATGGTATAGTATGGTACTATGTTCGTATGTTTCGTAGATTATACGGTATGAATTATGATATAGTTTGATTTCATGATTAGGTAACTATAAAGAACTTCGCTTTATGTAACCACCGATTTGGTGGTATTGCTTCAGTACCTTTTAACCcccctcattttatctttatttattatttcataattctattttatcctttattctACCTTTTTATAGTAGCCCTACCCCGTATCCTACTTTGCTAGTAGGTTAATCCTATTCATTAAAACAATACAACACCATCCAGTACAACACAATACCATACATTGTGAAACCAAACgaaacaaccatccaaacagagtATTAATTAGAACCTTCATCTATTTAGTTGATAAATTCTTAGATATGCATTGTGCATTTACTATTTTGTTTAgatcaataaaatttatataagaaTATTTTAAGGTGTTAATATGACACCGAtagaatttcgagagtcaatcacatgtttttacaacaacatacacagtgtAAATCAaatgttttttaaatatttaaagttgttaattactgtgatttatattactttttacaTAGTAATTGtcaaatatatagtaaaatattttaagttattaattattttcatttataatatttttaatataatttagtaagacaaataaattaaaacggagaGAAATACAAAATTTCCTGAAGGGAACCCATGGTAAGCAAGAAGGCATGTCGACAATTTTGCATAGTAATCGtcaaatatatagtaaaatattttaagttattaattatttgtatttataatatttttaatataatttagtaagacaaataaattaaaatggagcgAAATACAAAATTTCCTTAAGTGGACCCCTACTATGTAAGCAGGCATGTCGATGGAGTGGAGTCTGCTTGAGCAGCTCCACTCCCACTTCTTATATAGGATAAAATTTGGTGATTTTCTACTTAACAAAATCTCTCATACGTAGAACTTACTTTCATCCTTTGCGACCCCGGGGAGAGAGAAACGGAAAACATAAGCAtcttcagattcagctatatcaACTAAACCAAGGAGTGGCCCAACCTTTCCCAACAAAGCTGATCCAGTAAGGGCAACCCCGCCATTAGCATGATTTATAAGATTGCCCCACTCCTCTCTGGCTGGACAAGCAGGGAAAAAAACCATTTTAGGCTGACCCCCAGCATGCTGCTGAGAGTTGATATGCTTGGACGACGAAGTTCTACTAACTTTAACTAGGACTGAATCAGCATGATAGCCGTATGGCAGAGGAGGGCCAGTATATGGAACACAGCTGATGGGGGCCACATTAAGCGGTTGAGGATGCAGCGGAATTGAACCATTTGTTTCACCATAATTCGACAAAGACGACTGAGATGCTCTGCAATACACGAGTAAAATGCAACATTAGCTTCCATTACAATAATCTCTAGTAttaagaaatacctaaattgattcaATAGGACCTAAAACCAATGTAAGAAGAGCTTCACTGGAGTAAGCAAGTACAGTTCTTATGATGCACAAGTAGGAAATGATTTCTTTACGGattaagaaaaagttttatttCCTACTTGTGCATCTTATGATTTCTCAAAGCACAGGAAAGTCACAAAAGCATtcaaacatattttgaaaaagaaaagctCTAGCATCCAGAGAGTAAGAAGCTACTTTGAATCTGGATGGAAAAAGGTGCCCCACAATTATTTTCACATGAAATTCTAATAACTTCATTGTTCCTCGTAAGGATGGCACTAGCCATCTAGGACACCCCGTTTTATCCTTTAAAGAGAAGTCAAAACACAAATGGACATTAAAAATAGAAACCAACTTGATCATATTTGCAAATGAGACATAGCGTGATAATTAGGGATGACTTCCTCACCACAATTAATATTGCTTGGAGGtggaggaaaataaaaaagagaccAATTTACATTTATCGCCAACAATAGTTTCTCTATACATGAAGGCACTATCCAATGTCAAATCTTGCCCTATTTAACAAAATGCATCTTTTCATTCCAGTTCCATGTAGGATTAAGAAAATGTACCTTTTGTCCTAGGAAATTTCACTGTGAGCAATTAATTCAAAGCAAGCAGACAATTCAGTTTGATACCTGTTATAGACCTCGGATCCCTAAGCAAGCTGATGTggactccccccccccccccccccacacacgcGCGCCCGCCCCAAGGTTAGACATTTGGGTACAGACTGTAAGTTTTGGCCCATGTGGCTTATATTATTTGAttggtttaataaataataatgataatataattGTTAAAATCTTATTGGTTGTAGGGAAGTTACTTCATATGAAACTCCCCACTACCTCAGTTTGATCGACTCAAATTAGTTGATTTATTCAATAGAATATTGTTTCCAATTAAAGGAGATTTGGCATCTTATTGGGCACATAACAATGGATATTTTCTTAAATTGTTAAGTTAATAATGGCAAACATGCATTAAGTGGGAGAAAATATAAGTTTTGGCCCATATGGCCCATATTTATTGCTTGGtttaataaataatgatgataatataaTTGCTAAAATCCTATCAATTGTAGGGAAGTTATTTCACATAAAGCTTCTACTACGTCCCGAAATATAGATCTAGTTTGGGACTTTCCCAGTCTTACCATAGTGATTTTTCATTCACGGTGGAAGATATTATATAGGATCATTAACGATCATCGACCACATATATAGATTTGGCGAATAAGTCTGACCATCTCGTCAGAATAGAATTTCCGACCATCCCGTCGGAAGAAATTTTAAAGATCCGGCGAATATTTCCGACCATCCTCTCTCCATCTCCTGTGCTATAAGGACCAGATCTAACCGGTAAAGCCTCCTCCGGTGACCAGATCtgtgctttttctttttctttcgaCTCCTTTTATTGTATAACCCTTTTCAGGTACTTCAAGTCCGATGCATCTTACACGGTGGCTTGCGGCGTACATTTTTCTGGCAAACACGCAATTTCTGGTGAACAATATATTTTTCGGCAATCGAGTTCAAGGACGGTATCAGCAGTAGGTGAAGGTGACAACAACAATTCCGGAAACTAATTTCTACATCAAATAGCCGGAATTCGACTAATCGATTCAAGAAAACGTCCTCAGTTTCATCTTCTCCCCGGATCAGGTGCACTCGTTTCATCTCTTCTAGTTTATTTGGTCTAGGTTTCTTGACTATTGGAGGCAGATACGTTCTGTCTCATTCGATGGATATATTTTCAGTCCTTTTTCTCTTGATTTCTTATCTGATTATCTTGACGGTTCTTATGGAATTAGTGACTCTTATTTTCTATTACTTAGTAAGAGTTAGTTGAGACTAGCATATCTATTTCCAGATTTTGTTGCTTTTGGTATACACTGGTGGATTGATTCTTGATTCTTCCCAGTAGATTTCATTCATTATTACATTTGTCTTTCTAGATTTACCTATTTGcccaccttattttcttttcttatcgtATTGAGTAGTGGCTATACGGATCGATGGTGgactagggtcatgtcataggtCGGGATGGGGGATGGGGCTAGACTAGGGTCTGGGGTAAGGGCGGGGTCTGGCTTTAGCAATGGATTAGGGTCGAGTCTAGGATCTAGCTTGGGGGTGAGGGGTAGTAAGGTTAGATGGGATAAGAGAGCTCCTTTTTGGAACATAGGAACTCttcagggtaagtctatagagcttgtgaagattcttaagaagagggAGATTAGTATAGCTTGTGTCCAGGAAACCAAATGGGTAGGCTCAAGGCGAAGAATGTGGACAGGTATAAGTTGTAGTACTCGGGTAGCGTGAGACATAGGAATGgtgtaggtatcttagtagatgaataTCTTAGGGGGCAGGTGATGGAGGTTAAGCGGGTTAACGATAGGTTGATGTCGATTAAGTTAGTCATTGGAGGATCTACGTTGAACGTTATTAGTGCCTACGCTCCACAAGCAGGGTTGGACGAGGAGGAGAAGAGCTTTTGacaggttttggatgaggtgatGAGAGACATTTCGAGCACTGAGAAGCTTGTCGttggaggggatttcaatgggtaTGTTGGGTCTTTATTGGGAGGTTATACTAATGTGCATGGCGGTTTCAATTTCGGGCAGAGGAATAAAGGAGGAGTTTCACTTTTGGATTTTGCTAGAGCTTTTGGGTTGTGGGTAACGAATTTGAGCTTCCCGAAGAAGGGAACACCTTATTACCTTTAGTAGTTCGGTGGCCAAGATCCAAATAGATTTTTTGCTCCTTAGGAAGTGGGATAGAGCGTTATGTAAAGACTTTAAAATTATACCTAGCGAGAATCACTCGGCCCAACATAAGTTGTTGGTGATGTACTTGGTAAGCAAAAAGGACAGAAAGAGAAGAGGTGTGGAGGATCGGCCCAGAATTAAGTGGGGTAGTTTGACTTTGGCCAACGCCGTGAAAATAAGGGAGAAGTTGACGACTATGGGGAATAAGGAAAGTGAAGGGAatagtatgtgggagacgactgTTAGTTGCATCAGGGAGACCGCtaaagaggtgttgggtgtcttgaGAGGCAGATCTGGAAAGCACcggggggactggtggtggaacgcagaagttaaagaaaagttGGCCTATGCTAAGTTGGTTGTAAGCAAGGATGATGAGAGGCGGACGAATAgggaggagtataagttagctaggagAGAGactaagttagcggttacggcGGCTAAGACAACGTCTTTCAAGAGCTTATATgtggctttagaggagaaaggcggggataagaggttgtataggcttgccaaaGCTAGGGAGCGGAGGGCGCGTGACTTTGACCAAGTGATGCATATCAACGGGGAGGATGGCAAAGTGTtagttgaggatgccctcattaggaagAGGTGGCAATCCTaatttcatagacttttgaatgatGAGGCGGACAAAGATTTAGTGCTGAGGGAGTTGGAGAACTCGGAGGTGTGTCGCGATTATGATTATAATAGGCATATTAGGGTGGAGGAGGTTAaagaggctattcgtaggatgcgtaggggtagggtGACTAGGATAGACGAGATTCCGGtaaatttttggaagagcacCGACGGGAGCAGATTTGGAGTAGTTGACagggttgtttaacatcattttttagGGTGGCGAAAATTCCTGAAGCTCGGAGATGGAGTACGATAATTCcattgtataagaacaagggggacattcagagttacaACAACTATAAGGGTATCAAGCTGAGAAGGATTGTGACTATTTCCGAGAATCAGTTTTGAttcatgccaggtcgctcgaCTACTAAGGTCATTCACCTCATGAGGAGATAGAGGAGCAGTTTAGGGagagaaggacttgcacatggtgttcattgatcttgagaaggtATATGACAAAGCCCCTAGAGAAATTctatggaggtgcttggaggctagaggcaTGCCTgtggcatacactaggtcgattcagaACATGTACGACGGCGCGAAGACTCGAGTGAGGACGGTAGGAAGAGATTTGGAGCACTTTCCTATTTTGATaggattgcaccagggatcgactctggggccgtttttatttgccttggtgatggatgttttgaagcaatgtattcaaggggaggtgccttggtgtatgtcttttgttgatgatgttgtattgattgatgagacgcggggaggtgttaatgataagttggaggtttggagacaaaccctttgAGTCCAAAagatttaggttgagcaggatcaagacagagtacttgaaatataagtttagtgatttgtcgCATAAGGCTGACGTGGTGGTGAAGCTGGATTCTCAGGCTATTCAGAAgaaggagagtttcaagtatcttgtaTATATGATTCAAGGAATGGTGAGATTGGTGAGGAAGTATCGCACCATATtggtgcagggtggttgaaattgaggctcgcttcgggggtcttgtgtgataaaaaggtgtcTCCTAAggttaaaggtaagttctatagagtgacaGTCCAACCAACTATGTTGTATGGGCGAAATGTTGGCCATTTAAGAACTCTcgcatccaaaagttaaaggtggcggagatgaggatgttgcaatggatgtgtgggcttaccaAGAGTGGTAgtgttagaaatgagattattcgggagaaggtgtgAATGATTTCGGTAGAGGGAAAGATGCAGGAAGTAAGGTTgtgatggttcgggcatgtgatgaggaggggcactgATGCTCCAATtcagaggtgtgagaggctggctattgatggttttaggcggattagaggtaggccgaagaaatattggagggaggtgattaaacatgatatgaagcagttacggcttacggaggacatgacccttaataggaaggtgtggaggacgcgaataagagtagagggttagtgggtaggagttcgTCCGTATTAGTAGGTAAGAGTGATTTGTTTGTATCTACGCCTGTAGTtgcttgttcgtggtgttttggtgttgtcttcaattttaattttaccctTCCAATGTTGATTCTGACTGTTATGTTCAGATGATTCAAAATCGACTCTTGAATTTACTAAATCATTTGTGAGTTCATCCAAGCGAGCATTTATTGTTTCTTGTTTGGTTAAATTGGCAGcacgttctttttttttttcaaaactcgaAAAAGTAATTAGCAGCACATTCTTCTTGAACAAGTCCACTAATTATGCCAATTGATGTTGAATAAGATCTCTCATAACTACCTAAACTGATACCAAGTTACGGTCCGCGGATATGGATCTAGTTATGGGACGTTGTAAGATGAAATCTAATGTTTTCTTTCTACGACCTATGGGGCTGGTTTAATTTTCCAACAGTAAACTGTTGATAGACTAAAAAGGTGTACTAACATGAAAGTACTAGTATTTCCCTCTTTTTCAGCAAATTCTTCTTTATCGTCAATGAAATTACTCCAGCATAAGTTCTTGCACTGATGGCCCCGATTGAATAATTCGTCCCATTTGAAACAGATTCCCTTAAATCGCCTTTCCTCTATTTCAGATTTGGTCAGTTTCTTCACAAATCTGAGAAGTTGTTGAGGTGAGAAATCTGTTGTCCTTGACCTGCCAGCATCTAACAATTGTGGACAAATGGGTTGTTCTCTGCGTTCATAAAGTCGAGATAAACTCATCGTCGTAGCCAAATCTAGAGGATTATGCAATTCAACCTCAATTGCTATATTATCAGCAAGACCGCTGATATAAAATTCAAGTTCGTGTACTAGCTCGTGAAACTAACAGCTCAAACTTTTCTCGTTAATCTGCCACAGACCCAATCTGGTGCAACTTTGCTAATTCGCCCATCTTTTGACTTCTGATTGGTGGCCCAAATTGAAGGTTACAATGGCGTTGGAATTCATTTCAAGACTTGACGCATATCTGTCTGTAGTTGAAGAAACCAAAGGTGTGCATTCCCTTCCAAATGAAAAGAAGCAAGTTCAACCTTTTATTCTTCTAGAATTTGTTGGTGTCGAAAAAAGTGTTCACATCTGTTTAACCATCCCAGAGGGTCCTCATCACCATTAAATCCTAGGAAATCCAACTTTGTATGTCGAGGAATGATGGAACTTCATCCTTCATAACTTGACCCTTCTGCCACTCTAGTTTTACCCTTCAGCCTCGATTCTGATTGTTATGTTCAAATGATTCCGAATCGACTTTCGAATTTACTAAATCCTTTGTCAGTGAATCATCCAAGCGAGCATTTATTGCTCCTTGTCTGGCTAAGTTGGCAGCACATTCTTCTTGGTACAAGTTCACCAATTGTGCCAATTGATGTTGAATACAGTCTCCCATAACTCCCTAAACTGATACCAAGTTACGATCCCCGAATATGGATCTAGTTATGGGACGTTGTAAGATGAAATCTAATGTTTTCTTTCTGCGGCCTATGGGGTTGGTTCGTTAAGAGAGAACCTACAATCTCCCGAGTTAAAGTactcaaaaattgaaat contains:
- the LOC107839543 gene encoding alpha-crystallin domain-containing protein 22.3 isoform X5, with the protein product MGEQPSADPNPCPNCFAPFTDESYLDQCFHFQSSTPFCISVEFPIFFPSSYLMDSPCRASQSSLSNYGETNGSIPLHPQPLNVAPISCVPYTGPPLPYGYHADSVLVKVSRTSSSKHINSQQHAGGQPKMVFFPACPAREEWGNLINHANGGVALTGSALLGKVGPLLGLVDIAESEDAYVFRFSLPGVAKDEKVFHCDAGSNGKIIIKGVSMTGESKVCWKNMVFKMHTQNLCPPDGREKPNLEDQ
- the LOC107839543 gene encoding alpha-crystallin domain-containing protein 22.3 isoform X6, coding for MSLTWINVSLHFALDKSGFEQALSCTFFSNVSFIASQSSLSNYGETNGSIPLHPQPLNVAPISCVPYTGPPLPYGYHADSVLVKVSRTSSSKHINSQQHAGGQPKMVFFPACPAREEWGNLINHANGGVALTGSALLGKVGPLLGLVDIAESEDAYVFRFSLPGVAKDEKVFHCDAGSNGKIIIKGVSMTGESKVCWKNMVFKMHTQNLCPPDGREKPNLEDQ
- the LOC107839543 gene encoding alpha-crystallin domain-containing protein 22.3 isoform X3, with product MSLTWINVSLHFALDKSGFEQALSCTFFSNVSFIASQSSLSNYGETNGSIPLHPQPLNVAPISCVPYTGPPLPYGYHADSVLVKVSRTSSSKHINSQQHAGGQPKMVFFPACPAREEWGNLINHANGGVALTGSALLGKVGPLLGLVDIAESEDAYVFRFSLPGVAKDEKVFHCDAGSNGKIIIKGVSMTGESKVCWKNMVFKMHTQNLCPPGEFTVSFQLPDPIDHRNLSCDFGSDGIFEGIVKKNNRSFNGQ
- the LOC107839543 gene encoding alpha-crystallin domain-containing protein 22.3 isoform X7, yielding MFPASQSSLSNYGETNGSIPLHPQPLNVAPISCVPYTGPPLPYGYHADSVLVKVSRTSSSKHINSQQHAGGQPKMVFFPACPAREEWGNLINHANGGVALTGSALLGKVGPLLGLVDIAESEDAYVFRFSLPGVAKDEKVFHCDAGSNGKIIIKGVSMTGESKVCWKNMVFKMHTQNLCPPGEFTVSFQLPDPIDHRNLSCDFGSDGIFEGIVKKNNRSFNGQ
- the LOC107839543 gene encoding alpha-crystallin domain-containing protein 22.3 isoform X2 — its product is MFPCILRWIKVVSSKHSRAPSSVTCPLYFQSSTPFCISVEFPIFFPSSYLMDSPCRASQSSLSNYGETNGSIPLHPQPLNVAPISCVPYTGPPLPYGYHADSVLVKVSRTSSSKHINSQQHAGGQPKMVFFPACPAREEWGNLINHANGGVALTGSALLGKVGPLLGLVDIAESEDAYVFRFSLPGVAKDEKVFHCDAGSNGKIIIKGVSMTGESKVCWKNMVFKMHTQNLCPPGEFTVSFQLPDPIDHRNLSCDFGSDGIFEGIVKKNNRSFNGQ
- the LOC107839543 gene encoding alpha-crystallin domain-containing protein 22.3 isoform X4, whose protein sequence is MGEQPSADPNPCPNCFAPFTDESYLDQCFHFQSSTPFCISVEFPIFFPSSYLMDSPCRASQSSLSNYGETNGSIPLHPQPLNVAPISCVPYTGPPLPYGYHADSVLVKVSRTSSSKHINSQQHAGGQPKMVFFPACPAREEWGNLINHANGGVALTGSALLGKVGPLLGLVDIAESEDAYVFRFSLPGVAKDEKVFHCDAGSNGKIIIKGVSMTGESKVCWKNMVFKMHTQNLCPPGIVKKNNRSFNGQ
- the LOC107839543 gene encoding alpha-crystallin domain-containing protein 22.3 isoform X1, which gives rise to MGEQPSADPNPCPNCFAPFTDESYLDQCFHFQSSTPFCISVEFPIFFPSSYLMDSPCRASQSSLSNYGETNGSIPLHPQPLNVAPISCVPYTGPPLPYGYHADSVLVKVSRTSSSKHINSQQHAGGQPKMVFFPACPAREEWGNLINHANGGVALTGSALLGKVGPLLGLVDIAESEDAYVFRFSLPGVAKDEKVFHCDAGSNGKIIIKGVSMTGESKVCWKNMVFKMHTQNLCPPGEFTVSFQLPDPIDHRNLSCDFGSDGIFEGIVKKNNRSFNGQ